In a single window of the Phocoena sinus isolate mPhoSin1 chromosome 7, mPhoSin1.pri, whole genome shotgun sequence genome:
- the IGFBP2 gene encoding insulin-like growth factor-binding protein 2 isoform X2, which produces MNLLGGGGGAGRKPLKSGMKELAVFREKVTEQHRQMGKGGKHHLGLEEPKKLRPPPARTPCQQELDQVLERISTMRLPDERGPLEHLYSLHIPNCDKHGLYNLKQCKMSLNGQRGECWCVNPNTGKLIQGAPTIRGDPECHLFYNEQQGARGLHTQRMQ; this is translated from the exons ATGAACTTgttgggaggtggaggtggtgctGGCCGGAAGCCCCTCAAGTCGGGCATGAAGGAGCTGGCCGTGTTCCGGGAGAAGGTCACGGAACAGCACCGGCAGATGGGCAAGGGTGGCAAACATCACCTCGGCCTGGAGGAGCCCAAGAAGCTGCGGCCGCCACCTGCCAGG ACCCCCTGCCAGCAGGAACTGGACCAGGTGCTGGAGCGGATCTCCACCATGCGCCTACCCGACGAGCGGGGGCCCCTGGAGCACCTCTACTCCTTGCACATCCCCAACTGTGACAAGCATGGCCTGTACAACCTCAAACAG tgCAAGATGTCTCTGAACGGGCAGCGTGGGGAGTGCTGGTGTGTGAACCCCAACACCGGGAAGCTGATCCAGGGGGCCCCAACCATCCGGGGGGACCCCGAGTGTCATCTCTTCTACAACGAGCAGCAGGGGGCTCGTGGGCTACACACCCAGCGGATGCAGTAA